A window of Pseudomonas mucidolens contains these coding sequences:
- the flhA gene encoding flagellar biosynthesis protein FlhA translates to MLNTARGSVADLSRGNLGVPLLLLVMLAMMMLPIPPFLLDVFFTFNIALSIVVLLVCVYALRPLDFAVFPTILLVATLLRLALNVASTRVVMLHGQDGHAAAGKVIQAFGEVVIGGNYVVGIVVFAILMIINFVVVTKGAGRISEVSARFTLDAMPGKQMAIDADLNAGLIDQNQAKARRSEVAQEAEFYGSMDGASKFVRGDAIAGLLILFINLIGGIAVGIFQHGMTFGDAGKVYALLTIGDGLVAQLPSLLLSTAAAIMVTRASGSEDMGKQINRQMFASPKALAVAAGIMAIMGIVPGMPHVSFLTMAALAAGGAYLFWKKQNAVKVQALQEVERQQELLPSPARAQETKELGWDDVTPIDMIGLEVGYRLIPLVDRNQGGQLLARIKGVRKKLSQDLGFLMPTVHIRDNLDLAPSAYRLTLMGVTLAEAEIYPDRELAINPGQVFGSLSGITAKDPAFGLDAVWIEVSQRSQAQSLGYTVVDASTVVATHLNQILYKHSHELIGHEEVQQLMQLLAKASPKLAEELVPGVLSLSQLLKVLQALLAEQVPVRDIRSIAEAIANNAAKSQDTAALVAAVRVGLSRAIVQSIVGLDSELPVITLEPRLEQILLNSIQKAGQGQEEGVLLEPSMAEKLQRSLIDAAQRQEMQGQPVILLVAGPVRAMLSRFGRLAVPNLHVLAYQEIPDNKQVTIVATVGPNG, encoded by the coding sequence ATGCTCAACACTGCCCGTGGCTCCGTGGCTGACCTCTCGCGAGGCAATCTGGGCGTGCCGCTGTTGCTGTTGGTCATGCTGGCAATGATGATGTTGCCGATTCCGCCGTTTCTGCTGGACGTGTTTTTTACCTTCAACATTGCCCTGTCCATCGTGGTGCTGCTGGTGTGTGTCTACGCCCTGCGGCCTCTGGATTTTGCGGTGTTCCCGACCATCTTGCTGGTTGCCACGCTGTTGCGCCTGGCCCTTAACGTGGCGTCCACGCGGGTGGTGATGCTCCACGGTCAGGATGGTCACGCCGCGGCCGGCAAGGTGATCCAGGCCTTCGGCGAGGTGGTGATCGGCGGCAACTACGTGGTCGGTATCGTGGTGTTCGCGATCCTGATGATCATCAACTTCGTGGTGGTCACCAAGGGCGCCGGGCGTATTTCCGAGGTGAGCGCGCGTTTCACGCTTGACGCGATGCCCGGCAAGCAAATGGCGATCGACGCCGACCTCAACGCCGGCCTGATCGATCAGAATCAAGCCAAGGCGCGCCGCTCCGAAGTGGCCCAGGAGGCCGAGTTCTACGGCTCCATGGACGGCGCGAGCAAGTTCGTGCGCGGCGATGCGATTGCCGGACTGCTGATTCTGTTTATCAACCTGATCGGTGGCATTGCGGTCGGTATCTTCCAGCACGGCATGACGTTCGGCGACGCGGGCAAGGTGTACGCCTTGCTGACCATCGGTGACGGTTTGGTGGCGCAATTGCCATCACTGCTGTTGTCCACCGCCGCGGCGATCATGGTGACCCGTGCGTCCGGCTCCGAGGACATGGGCAAGCAGATCAACCGTCAGATGTTTGCCTCGCCCAAGGCCCTGGCTGTGGCCGCCGGCATCATGGCGATCATGGGCATTGTGCCGGGTATGCCCCACGTGTCGTTCCTGACCATGGCAGCGTTGGCGGCGGGCGGTGCGTATCTGTTCTGGAAAAAGCAGAACGCGGTCAAGGTCCAGGCCTTGCAAGAAGTGGAGCGCCAGCAGGAATTGCTGCCGTCGCCGGCCCGCGCCCAGGAAACCAAGGAGCTTGGCTGGGATGATGTCACTCCGATCGACATGATCGGCCTGGAAGTGGGCTATCGCCTGATTCCCCTGGTAGACCGTAATCAGGGCGGCCAATTGCTGGCGCGGATCAAGGGTGTGCGCAAGAAGCTGTCCCAGGACCTGGGCTTTCTGATGCCCACCGTACACATTCGCGACAACCTTGACCTGGCCCCCAGCGCGTACCGCCTGACCTTGATGGGCGTGACCCTGGCGGAAGCGGAGATCTATCCGGACCGCGAGCTGGCGATCAACCCCGGCCAGGTGTTTGGCAGCCTCAGTGGCATTACCGCCAAAGATCCGGCTTTTGGCCTGGATGCGGTGTGGATCGAAGTCAGCCAACGCAGTCAGGCGCAGTCGTTGGGTTACACCGTGGTGGACGCCAGTACGGTGGTCGCGACTCACCTCAACCAGATTCTCTACAAACACTCCCACGAGCTGATTGGTCACGAAGAAGTCCAGCAACTCATGCAATTGCTGGCCAAGGCTTCGCCAAAACTCGCCGAAGAGCTGGTGCCGGGCGTGTTGTCGTTGTCGCAGTTGCTCAAAGTGCTGCAAGCGTTGCTGGCCGAGCAGGTGCCGGTAAGGGACATTCGCAGCATTGCCGAGGCTATCGCCAACAACGCCGCCAAGAGTCAAGATACCGCCGCTCTGGTGGCTGCGGTACGCGTCGGGTTGTCGCGTGCCATCGTCCAAAGCATTGTAGGGCTTGACTCCGAGCTGCCTGTGATTACCTTGGAACCCAGGTTGGAACAAATATTGCTCAATAGTATCCAGAAGGCAGGACAAGGCCAGGAAGAGGGCGTTCTGCTGGAGCCAAGCATGGCTGAAAAACTCCAGCGTTCGTTAATTGACGCCGCGCAGCGCCAGGAAATGCAGGGCCAACCGGTGATTTTGCTGGTGGCCGGCCCGGTTCGGGCGATGTTGTCGCGGTTTGGACGTCTGGCAGTACCGAATTTGCACGTTTTGGCTTACCAGGAAATTCCTGACAATAAGCAAGTGACTATCGTCGCGACAGTAGGGCCCAACGGCTGA
- the flhF gene encoding flagellar biosynthesis protein FlhF: MQVKRFFAADMRQAMKLVRDELGADAAIIGNRRIAGGVELTAALDYTPSALTPRVPNMELEDELRKTASRIVSAQAELSMRGDSDATTNRQLFAGLPLTAAEPLVEPTFVEPPRPAAPAPAAAVDQRVFDSMRFELNGLRELLEVQLGSLAWNQLQGSKPQQANLWRRLQRIGLSGPLSRDLLELTTGIEEPRQAWRMLLAHLARMIVTPEIEPLEEGGVIAMVGPAGMGKTTTLAKLAARYVLKYGANNIALVSMDSYRIGAQEQLKTLGRILNVPVTHVDPGQSLANALDPLLRKRVVLIDTAGLQASDPALRMQLESLAGRGIKSRNYLVLATTSQKQVLTAAYHSYKRCGLAGCILTKLDETASLGEVLSLAISHALPVAYLTDGPRIPDDLHLPRRHQLVSRAVSVQMQEEPSEEAMADMFADLYHSPAKRVG, from the coding sequence ATGCAAGTGAAGCGTTTTTTCGCCGCCGATATGCGTCAGGCCATGAAACTGGTTCGTGATGAGCTGGGCGCCGATGCTGCGATTATCGGTAACCGGCGTATTGCCGGCGGTGTCGAGCTGACGGCTGCCCTGGATTACACACCCTCGGCGCTGACGCCACGTGTGCCGAACATGGAACTGGAAGACGAGCTGCGCAAGACGGCCTCGCGCATTGTCTCGGCCCAGGCCGAGTTGAGCATGCGCGGTGACAGCGATGCGACCACCAATCGCCAATTGTTCGCCGGTCTGCCACTGACCGCGGCCGAGCCGTTGGTGGAACCGACTTTTGTCGAGCCGCCACGTCCTGCGGCGCCAGCACCGGCCGCCGCAGTCGACCAGCGGGTTTTCGACTCGATGCGCTTTGAACTCAATGGTCTGCGCGAGCTGCTGGAAGTCCAATTGGGCTCCCTGGCCTGGAATCAGTTGCAGGGCAGCAAGCCGCAACAGGCCAACCTCTGGCGTCGCCTGCAACGCATTGGCCTGTCCGGCCCGTTGTCCCGCGACCTGCTGGAACTCACCACCGGCATTGAAGAACCTCGCCAGGCCTGGCGCATGCTCCTGGCGCATCTGGCGCGGATGATCGTCACTCCGGAAATCGAACCCCTGGAAGAGGGTGGCGTGATTGCCATGGTGGGGCCTGCCGGCATGGGCAAGACCACCACTCTGGCCAAACTGGCAGCGCGTTATGTGCTCAAGTACGGTGCGAACAACATCGCGCTGGTGAGCATGGACAGCTATCGGATTGGCGCTCAGGAGCAGCTCAAGACCCTGGGACGTATCCTCAATGTGCCCGTGACCCATGTCGATCCGGGCCAATCGCTGGCCAACGCCCTTGATCCGCTGCTGCGCAAGCGCGTCGTGTTGATCGATACGGCCGGCCTGCAAGCCAGCGATCCGGCCTTGCGCATGCAGCTGGAAAGTCTGGCCGGGCGCGGGATCAAGTCAAGAAATTACCTGGTCCTTGCAACCACCAGCCAAAAACAGGTTCTGACTGCTGCGTACCACAGCTACAAACGTTGTGGGCTGGCGGGCTGCATTCTGACTAAACTCGATGAAACAGCTAGCCTTGGCGAAGTGTTGAGCCTGGCCATCAGTCATGCATTGCCGGTCGCCTACCTGACCGACGGGCCGCGGATTCCAGATGATTTGCATCTGCCGCGCCGCCATCAGTTGGTCAGCCGGGCCGTCAGCGTACAAATGCAGGAAGAACCGAGTGAGGAAGCGATGGCCGACATGTTCGCTGACCTCTACCACAGTCCGGCCAAGCGGGTCGGCTGA